AGTCGGTGGTGCGAGCGCGCGCCCGCGAAGCGCCGCGGCGCCCGCGGCTGCGCGAGGCGCTGACCGCGGCCTCGGGGGTGCTGCTGGCGGCGGGTCTGGCGTGCGCGCTGCTCGGCGGGCCGTCCCCGGTCTGCTACGGCCTCTACGCGGCGGCGATCAGCGCCGGGGGCTTCCACGTCGCGCGCGCGGGGTTGGTGGCGCTGCGCGGCGGCACCGTGGACATGAGCGTGCTCATGACCCTCGCCATCATCGGCGCCGCCGCGATCGGTGAATGGGCGGAAGGCGCGGCAGTCGTGTGCTTGTTCTCGCTCGGGAACACGCTGGAGTCGCAGGTCATGAAGCGCACCCGCCGCGCTATCGGCGCTCTGCTCGAGCTGGCGCCCGCACGGGCGCTGGTGCGACGCGACGGCGAGGAGGTCGTAGTCGCGGCGGAAGAGTTGGCGCGCGGCGATACCATCGTCGTCCGCCCGGGCGAGCGCATCGCCACCGACGGCGTGGTGGCGCGCGGCAATTCGCCGGTCAACCAGGCGCCGCTGACGGGCGAATCCATGCCTGTACCCAAGGGCCCCGGCGACCCGGTGTATGCGGGTACCATCAACGGCCTTGGCGCCCTCGAGGTCGAGGTGACCAGGACCGCCCAAGACAACACCCTGGCGTCCATCATCGAGCTCGTGGAGACGGCCCAGGCGCAGAAGGCGCCCTATCAGCGCGCGGTAGACCGGTTCGCACGCCACTACACGCCGGTGGTGGTGCTGGGGGCGCTGCTGACGGCGCTGGTGCCGCCGTTGGTCACCGGGCAGTCCTTCCTGCCGTGGATCTATCGCGGCCTGACGCTGCTTATCCTCTCCTGCCCCTGTGCGCTGGTGATCTCGACCCCGGTGGCGGTGGTGGCGGCGATCAACAGCGCCGCCCGCAGCGGCGTGCTGGTCAAGGGCGGAGCATACCTCGAGGCCCTGGGGCGGGTTCGCGCCATGGCGTTCGACAAGACCGGCACCCTCACCGGCGGCCGGCCGGAGGTGACCGACGTCATCCCCTGCGAGGGGGCGACTGTGGGCGAGGTGCTGGAGCTGGCGGCCGCAATCGAGGAGCAATCCGAGCACCCCATCGGGCGCGCCATCGTCACCCGCGCGCACCGCGATGGCATCTCCGTTCACGGCGGCCGCGAGTTCGCGGCGATCGTTGGCGCCGGGGCCACCGCGCTGGTGGATGGCAAGCACGCCTACGCCGGGAGCGCCGGCCTGTTCCGCGAGCGGGGGGCCCCCCTCAACCGCATAAGCCAGGACCTTGCTGACTTGGAGGCGTCCGGCAAGACGGTGGTGGTGGTCGGCTGGGAGCAGCAGGCGATCGGCGTCATCGGCCTTGCCGACCAGCCGCGGCCGGACGCCGAGGCGGCGATACGCAGCCTGCGCGAGTTAGGCATGGGCCCGCTGATGATGCTGACCGGGGACCACCACGGCACCGCCGAGGCGATCAGTCGGCGACTGGGCCTGGACGACTACCACGCCGCGCTCCTGCCCGCCGACAAGGTGCAGGTGATCGCGCAGCTCGAGGAAGAGTACGACGGCGTAGTTGCGGTCGGCGATGGCATCAACGACGCCCCGGCCCTGGCGGCGGCGACCGTGGGCGTAGCGATGGGCGCCACCGGCAGCGACGCGGCGCTGGAGAACGCGGACGTTGCGCTCATGGGCGACAACCTGGGGAAGCTGCCGTTCGCGATCAGACTGGCACGCGCCACGGTAGCCAACATCCGCCAGAACGTCGCCATCTCGCTGGCGGTGAAGGTCGGGCTGCTGGCGCTCGCGGCGCCGGGGCTGCTCACGCTGTGGCTGGCGGTGGTGGGCGACGTCGGGGTGTCATTGGTGGTCATCGCCAACGGCCTGCGGCTGCTGGCGGCCCGGCGGTGAGACGGCGATGGTGAGGTGAGGGCAAGGCCATGCTCCTGATCGCCGATAGCATGCTCGGCAAGCTGGCCAAGCGCCTGCGCATGTTGGGGTTCGACGTCGGGTACGAGGCCTGGGTAGATGATCGCGAGCTGGTGCGGCGGGCGCGAGCCGAGGGGCGAGTGCTGCTCACGCGCGACACGCAGCTGCTGCGGCGGCGTGACCTGCCGCCCCACGTCTTCATCCACAGCGACCACGTGGGCGAGCAACTGGCGCAGGTCGTGAGCGCGCTGGAGCTCAGGCTCGACCGCGGCGCGGCATTCACGCGCTGCATCGTGTGCAACGGCGAGCTGGCGTCCGCGCCCAAGGAGTCGGTGCGCGGCCAAGTCCCGCCGTACGTCTTTCGGACTCAGGATCGGTTCGCGCGCTGCCATGGATGCAGCCGCATCTACTGGCGGGGCACGCACTGGCAGGGCATGGAGCGCGGGCTCGCCGAGATGGGTGTCGAGTAGCCCGCGTCGCGCGCGGTCGGCAGGTCGTTTGCGGATAGACGTAGTGACGCATGGCGGGTGCGCCCGTAGAGGAGGTGGGGTGTTGGTGTCGAGCAACGACGGCGAAGCAGGGACAGGGCGAAGGCACGAGCCGAATCCGGAGCTGCTGCTTGCCCTGTGGGAGCACCTGCCGCACCGCGTTATCGTCCTCGACGGCGAGGGCCGCATTCGCAGGATCAGCCCCGCGCTGGCGAACCACATCGGCGCCGGCGAGCCGGAGCTGGTGGGGCGCGCCATGGCCGAGATTTCGCGTGACCCGGCGGGGCGAGCGTGGCCCCCTGCGGGGGTCACCAACCCGTGGTGGAAAGGCCAACTGATCGAGCTGGCGGCGGCCGATCGCGCCGGCACGTTCATGCGGGTGACGGAGGCCTCCACGCTGCAGACCGCAAGCGCCTGCTACCAGGTGATTCAGTTGAGCCCGGTGGGGGAGTGGAGCTCGGACCGCGGGTTCCGCCAGCGCGAGTTGGAGGCCATCGCCGCGTTGTCCTCCGCCGTGTGCGAGCCGCGCGACCCGGACTCCATTCTGCAGGTCGCCCTCGATCGGGCGATTGGGTTGCTCGACATGGACCTGGGAATGGTTGGCCTGGTTGACGGCGATCAGGAAACGGTGAGGGTTGTCGCCCGCCGCCAGATCGCTGCCGACGCACTCGGCGATACAGTGACCTTCGGCTCGGGCGCCGAGATCATAAGCGCCGCGGTTCTCACCGGTCACCCGCTGCTGATACCCGACTTGCAGGATACCGAGCTCGACACCCCCATCAGGCGGCTTGGGTGTCGCGGGGTTGCGGCGGCGCCCATCGTCCTGCGCGGCGAGACAGTGGGGGCCATGGTGCTGGGGTCGCTGCGCCCAAAGGAATTCAGCCGTCGGGCCGACGATCTCCTGCGCATCATCGGCTTGCAGATCACGATCGCCGTGGATCACGCGCGGTTGCTGCGCCAGGAGGCGCTGCGCGCGCGGCAGCTGGAAGCCAACGTGCAGGAGCTCCACCACCGCGTCAAGAATAACCTGGAAACCCTGTCGGCGGTGCTCGAGTTGGCGCGCGGTATCGAGGGTGCGCAGGACCTGGTTGACCGCTTGCTCGAGCGCGTGGAGACCATGGCGGCCGTGCACAGCCTGATGCATGAGGGCACACTGGGCGAGAAAGTGGACGCGGCCGAGCTGGTTACTCAGGTAGCGACGCTGGTGGGTGACAGCTGCGGCCATCTCGGGCAGCGGGTGACGGTCACCGTCAACGCCGACGAATCCAGCCTGCCGGCGCGGGCCGCGACTTCGTTGGCCTTGATCACCAGCGAGCTGGTCAGCAACGCGCTCCGCCACGGCTACGGGCAGGGGGGCGGCGAGGTGCGGGTGCGGCTGAAGCGCAGCGGGGAGAAGGTGTGCCTGGTGGTAGCGGACGACGGCAGCGGGATGGATGAGGACGCCGCCCCCGCCAGCAGCTCGATGGGGCTGCACATCGTCCGCGCGCTGGTCGAACACACCCTGGGCGGGACCTTGACCATCCGCCGCCGGGAGCCCACCAAGGTCTCGGTTCGATTCACGGTCGCGCCCGAGGACGGCGGCGCGCAGGAACCGAAGGCCGCCCCCGACTCGAGCCCCCACACCGCCGCCCCCGGCACGTCGTCAGTCGCACCGGGCCGCGCCTAGCGAAACACCATCGCCGCGAATGATACCATTGACTGCGCCGGCCGCTCCAGCGCCTGCTCGTAGCGCAGCAGGCGCCCGGCTCGGGCGCCGGTTACACGCAGCAAGGCGTAGATCGGCGGCACTCCACAGACGTTGCGCGCGCCCGTTTCCTCGCGTGCGGCGCGGCACAGACCATCGGCATCCACCTCTTCGGCGCAGGCCAGGAGCCGGCGATCCCCGCGTTCCGCGGCCTCCAGCGCGCCCGAGGTCAACACCCCGCGGTCGCCGAACCGCTGCCCGATGTGACTCAGGTCGGCCCCGGCGATGAGGCATGCGTCGGGTGCGTGCTGCTGCAGCACCGCTCGCAGCGCCGTCAGGAACCCCTCGGCCTGCGGGTCCTCCCGCGGCGACGGGGCCCGCACCGGCGCGCACAGGATGGGAATCATCGGCGGCATGCGTTCGGCCCCCAGGGCGTACTGCGCGAATACCACCTGGAACTCGACGGAGTGCTCGCCGCGGTGGCTAAGCTCGTCGCGATAGAGCTCCCTGGCTGGAGGCCAGCGCTGCTCCAGGGCATCCATTATCCGGGCATCGGTGCGCACCAAGCCGAAGGGGGTGGCGAAGTCCTTGCGCGTGAGCACGTAGGGTGAGGCAGGCGCGCTGTGGGCGGTGCCGAAGATGACCAACAGCCCCGGCGCCGGAGCCGCGGATTCGGCCAGGTGGCGATAGGCGTGGGCATAGCACGGCCCACCGCGTGCGAAGTCAATATGCGGGGCCATCAGGGCCGCCGGCCGGGTCGCCCGGTCCTCGTCGGCCACGGGATTGTTGATCCCGGCGACCGCGAAGTAGCTGCGGAGTTGCTCGCGCAGGAGTCCGGCATCCGCGGGGTAGGCCTTGCCGGCGTGTGACGCGGGCCGCACGGTCAGCCGCGCGAACTCCTCCCGCTGCTCCCGCGCGAAGCGCTCGAGCGTGTCCCCCTCCAGCAGCAGGTTCGCGTCAAGCTCGCGCACGATGCGCTCGAGCTGATCCGACAACAGCAGCTGCCCGGAGGCGCGAGCGTATTCCACCTGCACCTCGCGCAGGGTGTGGGTGCCGTCGAGCAGTGTCAGCAGGAAGCAGATCTCGGGCGCGACCGCGACCGTGCGCTCGGATAGACCGCCAGCGTCGCGCAAGACGATCACCCGGCGACCGCCGCGCAGCGAGGGGAAAGCCTCTACCGGCCTGAGCTTGGGACGTTGGTCGGACATAACGGCGTCCGGCTCTTGTTCGGCGCGGCAACCGACCATCCCTCCTGATGCGTCCAGGAGCTCCCGTCGCGCAGGGATTCGCCCCGCGCGGCGCGAAGATGAATCGCGGTCCCAGGGGCGGCCCCTTCGACAGGCCCGGGGTAGGGGAGAACTGCCATGCGCATAACCAAGGATCGCCTGGAGGTCAAGCCGACCTTCGAGGGTAAGGACAGCGCATCCGGCTGGCTGCAAATCGTCCTCAAGGGGCTTGACCTTGATGGCGTGACCCGGCTGGTGATTGACCTGGCTGATTTGGAGGGACTCCGCGAACGGCAGCATGGCGCGGACGACCTCTTCCAGCGTCTGCGGGACCGCCTCGGCGGCGATAGGTCCGAGTGAGGTCGCGGCGTAAGGGAGAATGCGCCCGTTGGCAGATTGACCCCACACGACAATGGGCGCGGGGAGACGGAGATGCATAAGCTGGTTGCTCTGGGTCTAGCGGTGATATGCCTGGCGGCGGCGATGGCGGCGTCCGCCGTCGCGGCGGACTACGATGCGGCCACGGTGGGACGGCAAGCGGACGGCCGGGTGGTCGTGCCGACCAACCAGGTGCTCGACCCCGCCGGGTTGCAGGTCGAGTTTCCGGGGCGGCCGACGGACCTGGCGCTGAGCCCGGACGGGCGCCTGTTGGCGGTCCTCAACAGCAAGGACCTGGTGCTGATACGCGTTCGCGACCGGGCGGTCATGCAGACCCTGCCGCTGCCGTCGGGGGGCCATGGGTTTGGCGGGATTGTGTGGTCGCCCGATGGCCGTTCGATTTTCACCTCCGCCTCCGAGGCGCAAGTCAATCGCGCGACCTTCGCGGCCGGGGTGGCAACCTTCGGCCCGCCAATCGCGCTGCCGGGGCCGGGCCCCAGCGGCTATTCGGCGCCAGGGGGGCTGGCGCTCAGCGCCGACGGCGCGACTCTCTACGTCTGCCTGAGTCGCAATAACACCCTGGGCGTAGTGGACCTCGCCAGCGGCAAGCTCACGGCCCAGATCCCGGTGGGGGTCGCGCCCTACGGAGTGACGCTGGCGGGCGGGATCGCGTACGTGACCAACTGGGGCGGGCGTCGTCCCGCGACGGGCGAGCCGAGCGCCCAGACCTCCGGCACGCCGGTGTTGATTGATCCGAAGACCGGCGCCACGAGCAGCGGCACGGTGTCGGTGGTGGATTTGGCGCGCGGCGAGGAGCTGACGCAAGTCGAGGTCGGCCTGCACCCGTGCGGGCTTGCGCTCAATCGGGATGCGAGCCGCCTGTTCGTGGCCAATGCCAACAGCGACACCGTGTCGGTCATAGATACCTCGGCGCGGACGGTGGTCGAGATGATCGCGCTCGCGCCCGCCGAAGCGCTGCCCTTCGGCAGCGCACCCAATGCGGTTGCCCTGAGCCCGGATGAGCGCACGCTCTACGTCGCCAACGGGGGTAATAACGCGGTGGGAGTGGTGGAGCTCGGCGCGCCGGCCGGCGGCCCGGAAGCGCTGCGCGCCAGCCGCGTCGCCGGTTTCATCCCCGTCGGGTGGTATCCCGGAGCCGTGCGGGTGAGCGCCGACGGCAAGCTGTTCGTCGCCAACGTCAAGGGCGTGGGGTCGCTGACCCCGGTGATCGCCGCCGACCGAATGCTGCCCTCCCCCGGCGCGCAGGCGCGGGACGGCGGTTCCGAGGCGCGGTTGGCGCGCAGCGTATACGACGCGCGAGGTTCGGTTTCCGTCATTCCGGCGCCCGACCAGGCCGACTTGGCGGGATACACCGAGCGCGTCGCTCGCGCAAACAGGCTGTCGCCGGGGCAGGCGCTCGCAAGCCTGCCGGCGAGCGGGCCGGCGACAGCGGTGCCGGTGCCGGTGCGCCCCGGCGAGCGCTCGGTCTTCAAGCACGTCATCTACATCATCAAGGAGAACCGCACCTACGACCAGGTGCTGGGCGACATGCCGCAGGGCGACGGCGAGCCGTCGCTGGTGCACTTCGGCGAGGAGGTGACACCCAACCACCACAAGTTGGCGCGGGAGTTCGTCCTGCTGGACAACTTCTACTGCAGCGGGGTGCTGAGCGCCGACGGGCATCAGTGGACCGACGAAGCCTACGTCACCGACTACATCGAGAAATCCTTCGGCGGGTTCCGGCGCAGCTATCCCTATAACGGCGGCGATGCCCTGGCCTACGCGAGCTCGGGATTCCTGTGGGACAACGCGCTGGCGCACGGCTTGACCTTCCGCGACTACGGCGAGTTCGTGCAGGCGGAGATTGACCCGCCCACCGCAAGCTGGACCGACATCTACGCGGACTATCTGGCGGGGGACGCCCGCGAGCCGAAGGTCAAGATCCGCGCGCGGCCGGGGGTGGCGACCTTGGAGCCATATCTATGCCCGACCTACATCGGCTTCCCCGGCAAGGTGCAGGATGTCTATCGCGCGCGGGAGTTCATCAAGGAGCTGCGTGAGTTCGAGGCCACCGGCGAGCTGCCGAACCTCATCATGATGCTGCTGCCGAACGACCACACCAGCGGCCTGCAGCCGGGCTTGCCCACCCCGCGCGCGATGGTGGCCGACAATGACCTGGCGCTGGGGCGCATCGTCGAGGCGGTGTCGCACAGCCGCTTCTGGCCGCAGACGTGCATCTTCGTGGTCGAGGACGACCCCCAGGCAGGCCTCGACCACGTGGACGGCCATCGCACCGTCGCCTTTGTCATCAGCCCCTACACCAAGCGCGGCGCGGTGGACCGCACCAACTACAACCAGACCAGCATGGTGCGCACCATCGAGCTCATTCTCGGCCTGCCGCCGATGAACCAGTTCGACCTGTCGGCGACGCCGATGGCGTCTTGCTTCACCGAGCGGGCCGATTTCGCGCCCTACACCGCCGTGCCCAACCGCATCCCCTTGGACGAGCTGAACCCCCCGCTCAACGCCCTCTCCGGGGTGCAGCGCTACTGGGCGTTGAGGTCGCTGGCGCTGCCACTCGACGACGTGGATAAGGCCGACGAGGACACCCTCAACCGCATCCTCTGGCACTCGGTGAAGGGATACGAGACGCCTTACCCGCGGCTGGCGGCGGTCGAGGCGCCCTGAGTCGAGCGCCGGGTTGCGGCGGCGAAAGGGACGGCGCTCTCAAGCGCGGAATAGGCCCTCCATCTCCTTTCTCGAGGTGGACCACACATGGATGATTTATGCTTTCAGGACGGGCAGAAGGTGCTTTTCATCGGCGACAGCATCACCGACTGCGGCCGCCGCGACACGGCGCCGCCGCTGGGTCAGGGCTACGTCAAGTTTCTGCACGACCTCATCGTCGGCGGTTGGCCCGAGCGCAAGCTGACCTGGGTCAACCAGGGGATAGGCGGCAACACTATCCTTGACTTGCAGGGGCGCTGGGAGCAGGATATTATCGGGGAGACGCCGGATTGGCTCTGCGTCAAGGTCGGCATCAATGACCTGCATCGCCACCTCGCGGGCGTGCCCGAGGGCGTCCCGCCGGGCCGCTTTCGCCAAGCCTACGAGGATATTCTGACCCAGGCTGCGACCAAGATCGAGCCGCGGCTGATCCTGATCACACCCTTCTACATCAGCGTTGACCGCGATGGGGAGTCGCCGCAGTCGGCGGTGCTCGAGCTGCTGCCGGAATACCTGGGGGTGGTGGAGGAGATGGGGGCGAAGTACGGTGCGCGGCTGGTGCGCCTGCAGCCGATGTTCGAGCGGCAACTGCGCTACCGCCCGGCGGCAACCTTCTGCCCGGAGCCGGTGCATCCCAACGCCACCGGGCATCTGCTCATCGCACAGGAGGTGCTGCGGGTACTCTGCGCGTGAGGAAGCGCGAGGCGGGCCGATGCGGTGCCCATATGCGGGCGGCGGGTCATAACCCGTCTTCGTGGTTGGAGACCACCGCGGGCCTGAGCCCCGGCAGGGCGTCGGCGAGGAGCACGCTCAGGTATGCGTGCAGGAAGGCAATGGTGGATTCCGCGCCCTGATTCCAATTGACGCCTTCCTCGATCAGGGCGTCGGCGCAGCCACCGGTGGCGGGATCGTAAAGCGCCACGCCGGTGGCGTTACGTCCCAGGAACCAGTCCAGCCCCATGATCGCCCACTGGCGGTAGCGATCTTCGCTGGTCGCCCGCCACGCCGCCAGGCAGCAGTCAACGAAGGAGGCGGCATCCACCGGCTGCTGGTCGAAACGCGCGCGCTCACGGCCGCGCACCCACCAGCCGTGATTGCCCACCAGGTCGAGATAGCCGTTGGCGGCGGTGGTCTGGTGGAGAAAATCAAGCGATTCCCGCGCCACCGCGAGCCACGATTCCTCCCCCAGCAACTCGTAGGCCAGGAAGAGCGCCGCCGGCAATGCGGCATTGGTATAGCACAGGATGCTCTCGAACCAGCGCCAGTCGGGCCCGCTCTGGTGATCGTAGGCTCGCAGATAGAAGTCGCAGATGTGGCGAACCGTCTTCTCGACATGGCGCACCGTGCCGTCGGCGCGCGCGAGGTAGTAGAGGGCGTGCATCAGGTGAGCGGAGCCGCGCAGGGAGTCGAGACGGTCGAACCACGGCTGGGCGCGGCTCAGGATATCGCGCGCGCTGCGCTTGATGTTCTCGTGAACCGGAGCATAAATGGTGTAGGCGCAGGCGGCGACGGCGCGGCCAAAGCAATCATGCGAGCCCTCGTCGTCCAGGAAGCTCTGCTCGTAGGACATGAAGTTGTGGAACTTGCCGTCCGGGCGCTGGGCGTAGTGCAGGAAGGACAGATAGGTGGCGGTGAGATGCGAGCTGGCACGCCCCTGCGCCACCTGGTGATGCTGGAGCGCAACCATGAGCGCCCGGGCGTTGTCGTCGGTGGTGTAGCCGGTCTTGCGGTTGGGGATGGAGAAGATGGCGTGCTGGATGATGCCTGTGGTGTCGGTAAGGGTAAGCAGGTGATCGAGATTGAGCGGTGGATAGTCAACCACGGCGCGCTATTTCCTCCCATCGGCGGCCAGCGGCAGGACCGAGGCCGGGGACGTCTGCGCGGCGCCGTAGGTCGCGGGCGCGCGGCCCGCCCCGCGGACCGCGGGCGCGGCCACCATCTCGCGGAAGTAAGCCACGTGCTCGGCGCCGACGTGATCCCACAGCAGGCGGCGGCCGAAGTCGAGTGTGCGCGCCGTCATGAGCGCGCGTAGGGTGGGGGATTCCAGCAACAGGTTGATGCACTCGGCGATGCCCGTGGGGTCGCGAAAGTCCACGATCATGCCCCGGCCGTTGCCCAGCGTCTCGAAGGCGTACAGGTAGGGCGTACTGATGATGGGCAGCCCCGCCGCCACCGCGTAGCACAGCGCCCCACTCACCATCTGCTCGGGGTTGAGGTAGGGCGTAACATAGATGTCCGTCGCCTCCAGGTACGAGATGAGCTGGGGCTTGGTTAGATAGCGATTGTCGAACAGGATGTGCCCCTGCATCCCCAACTCGGCGCTGGTGCGCTCCAACATCTCGCGGTAGCTCTCCCCCGAGTGGCGGCGCACCCCGGGGTGGGTCTCGCCCAGGATGAGATACAGTGCGTCGGGGTGGCGCTCGACTACCGCCGGCATGGCCTGGATGACGTACTCGATGCCCTTGCCGGGGCTGATGAGCCCGAAGGTGGAGATGACCTTGCGCCCGATGAGCTTGAGCCGCGCCTTCTTCCTGCGTGCCAGATGTGGGCTGAACTTGGGCGCGCCGTGGTGGATGTGGCGAATCTTGTTGGCGGGCACGCCGTAGGTTTCCTGCAGCACGTGGGCGGCGATGCTGTTCATCACCACCACCGAGTGGCACAGGCGGCACAGCTCCTGGGTGATCTCCTTCGGCTCGGGGGCGGGGCGGCGCAGCACCGTGTGCAGGGTCGCCACCGCCGGCTTATGCAGCGCCTCCAGAAACGGGATCACATGGTAGCCCCAGGCGCCGCCGAAGATGCCGAACTCGTGTTGGATGCAGACCAGGTCCACCGCCGAGCGGTTGACGTACTCCGCCGCCCGCAGGTAGTCGGCGGCGTTGTCGCGCGAGATCGCCAGCTTCACGTGCGATGGATAGCTGGGCGCGGATTCGTCGGGGCTGACCGCGATCACCACCGAGTGCGGCAGCGCGTGCTGGCGGTTCACCGCGCGCGTGAGGTCCTCGGTGAAGGTGGCGATGCCGCACTCGGTGGGGGGAAACGTCGCCATGTACGCCACCCGGGGGCCGGCTCCGGTACGCAGGCCACCCTTGGAAAGGCGGCTCGCTCCGATCATGCTCTGGCTCCTTTCTGCAGAGGCCGCGCCGGCCCGCTCCGGAGGCGCCGCGCCGCCGAACGAGCGGCGGGGGGACGCCGCTAGTCCTGAGGTAGCTTCACCGTCGGATACTCGGAGAGCTTCCCGTAGACGATCTCCTTCTCCCGCGCCAAGCCCGCGGGCGTCGCGGCCTCGAAGCGCAGCGTCAGGT
The sequence above is drawn from the Armatimonadota bacterium genome and encodes:
- a CDS encoding heavy metal translocating P-type ATPase, with product SVVRARAREAPRRPRLREALTAASGVLLAAGLACALLGGPSPVCYGLYAAAISAGGFHVARAGLVALRGGTVDMSVLMTLAIIGAAAIGEWAEGAAVVCLFSLGNTLESQVMKRTRRAIGALLELAPARALVRRDGEEVVVAAEELARGDTIVVRPGERIATDGVVARGNSPVNQAPLTGESMPVPKGPGDPVYAGTINGLGALEVEVTRTAQDNTLASIIELVETAQAQKAPYQRAVDRFARHYTPVVVLGALLTALVPPLVTGQSFLPWIYRGLTLLILSCPCALVISTPVAVVAAINSAARSGVLVKGGAYLEALGRVRAMAFDKTGTLTGGRPEVTDVIPCEGATVGEVLELAAAIEEQSEHPIGRAIVTRAHRDGISVHGGREFAAIVGAGATALVDGKHAYAGSAGLFRERGAPLNRISQDLADLEASGKTVVVVGWEQQAIGVIGLADQPRPDAEAAIRSLRELGMGPLMMLTGDHHGTAEAISRRLGLDDYHAALLPADKVQVIAQLEEEYDGVVAVGDGINDAPALAAATVGVAMGATGSDAALENADVALMGDNLGKLPFAIRLARATVANIRQNVAISLAVKVGLLALAAPGLLTLWLAVVGDVGVSLVVIANGLRLLAARR
- a CDS encoding Mut7-C RNAse domain-containing protein, which encodes MLLIADSMLGKLAKRLRMLGFDVGYEAWVDDRELVRRARAEGRVLLTRDTQLLRRRDLPPHVFIHSDHVGEQLAQVVSALELRLDRGAAFTRCIVCNGELASAPKESVRGQVPPYVFRTQDRFARCHGCSRIYWRGTHWQGMERGLAEMGVE
- a CDS encoding GAF domain-containing protein, whose protein sequence is MSSNDGEAGTGRRHEPNPELLLALWEHLPHRVIVLDGEGRIRRISPALANHIGAGEPELVGRAMAEISRDPAGRAWPPAGVTNPWWKGQLIELAAADRAGTFMRVTEASTLQTASACYQVIQLSPVGEWSSDRGFRQRELEAIAALSSAVCEPRDPDSILQVALDRAIGLLDMDLGMVGLVDGDQETVRVVARRQIAADALGDTVTFGSGAEIISAAVLTGHPLLIPDLQDTELDTPIRRLGCRGVAAAPIVLRGETVGAMVLGSLRPKEFSRRADDLLRIIGLQITIAVDHARLLRQEALRARQLEANVQELHHRVKNNLETLSAVLELARGIEGAQDLVDRLLERVETMAAVHSLMHEGTLGEKVDAAELVTQVATLVGDSCGHLGQRVTVTVNADESSLPARAATSLALITSELVSNALRHGYGQGGGEVRVRLKRSGEKVCLVVADDGSGMDEDAAPASSSMGLHIVRALVEHTLGGTLTIRRREPTKVSVRFTVAPEDGGAQEPKAAPDSSPHTAAPGTSSVAPGRA
- the amrB gene encoding AmmeMemoRadiSam system protein B → MSDQRPKLRPVEAFPSLRGGRRVIVLRDAGGLSERTVAVAPEICFLLTLLDGTHTLREVQVEYARASGQLLLSDQLERIVRELDANLLLEGDTLERFAREQREEFARLTVRPASHAGKAYPADAGLLREQLRSYFAVAGINNPVADEDRATRPAALMAPHIDFARGGPCYAHAYRHLAESAAPAPGLLVIFGTAHSAPASPYVLTRKDFATPFGLVRTDARIMDALEQRWPPARELYRDELSHRGEHSVEFQVVFAQYALGAERMPPMIPILCAPVRAPSPREDPQAEGFLTALRAVLQQHAPDACLIAGADLSHIGQRFGDRGVLTSGALEAAERGDRRLLACAEEVDADGLCRAAREETGARNVCGVPPIYALLRVTGARAGRLLRYEQALERPAQSMVSFAAMVFR
- a CDS encoding alkaline phosphatase family protein — encoded protein: MHKLVALGLAVICLAAAMAASAVAADYDAATVGRQADGRVVVPTNQVLDPAGLQVEFPGRPTDLALSPDGRLLAVLNSKDLVLIRVRDRAVMQTLPLPSGGHGFGGIVWSPDGRSIFTSASEAQVNRATFAAGVATFGPPIALPGPGPSGYSAPGGLALSADGATLYVCLSRNNTLGVVDLASGKLTAQIPVGVAPYGVTLAGGIAYVTNWGGRRPATGEPSAQTSGTPVLIDPKTGATSSGTVSVVDLARGEELTQVEVGLHPCGLALNRDASRLFVANANSDTVSVIDTSARTVVEMIALAPAEALPFGSAPNAVALSPDERTLYVANGGNNAVGVVELGAPAGGPEALRASRVAGFIPVGWYPGAVRVSADGKLFVANVKGVGSLTPVIAADRMLPSPGAQARDGGSEARLARSVYDARGSVSVIPAPDQADLAGYTERVARANRLSPGQALASLPASGPATAVPVPVRPGERSVFKHVIYIIKENRTYDQVLGDMPQGDGEPSLVHFGEEVTPNHHKLAREFVLLDNFYCSGVLSADGHQWTDEAYVTDYIEKSFGGFRRSYPYNGGDALAYASSGFLWDNALAHGLTFRDYGEFVQAEIDPPTASWTDIYADYLAGDAREPKVKIRARPGVATLEPYLCPTYIGFPGKVQDVYRAREFIKELREFEATGELPNLIMMLLPNDHTSGLQPGLPTPRAMVADNDLALGRIVEAVSHSRFWPQTCIFVVEDDPQAGLDHVDGHRTVAFVISPYTKRGAVDRTNYNQTSMVRTIELILGLPPMNQFDLSATPMASCFTERADFAPYTAVPNRIPLDELNPPLNALSGVQRYWALRSLALPLDDVDKADEDTLNRILWHSVKGYETPYPRLAAVEAP
- a CDS encoding SGNH/GDSL hydrolase family protein, coding for MDDLCFQDGQKVLFIGDSITDCGRRDTAPPLGQGYVKFLHDLIVGGWPERKLTWVNQGIGGNTILDLQGRWEQDIIGETPDWLCVKVGINDLHRHLAGVPEGVPPGRFRQAYEDILTQAATKIEPRLILITPFYISVDRDGESPQSAVLELLPEYLGVVEEMGAKYGARLVRLQPMFERQLRYRPAATFCPEPVHPNATGHLLIAQEVLRVLCA
- a CDS encoding glycosyltransferase; translated protein: MVDYPPLNLDHLLTLTDTTGIIQHAIFSIPNRKTGYTTDDNARALMVALQHHQVAQGRASSHLTATYLSFLHYAQRPDGKFHNFMSYEQSFLDDEGSHDCFGRAVAACAYTIYAPVHENIKRSARDILSRAQPWFDRLDSLRGSAHLMHALYYLARADGTVRHVEKTVRHICDFYLRAYDHQSGPDWRWFESILCYTNAALPAALFLAYELLGEESWLAVARESLDFLHQTTAANGYLDLVGNHGWWVRGRERARFDQQPVDAASFVDCCLAAWRATSEDRYRQWAIMGLDWFLGRNATGVALYDPATGGCADALIEEGVNWNQGAESTIAFLHAYLSVLLADALPGLRPAVVSNHEDGL
- a CDS encoding glycosyltransferase family 4 protein; protein product: MATFPPTECGIATFTEDLTRAVNRQHALPHSVVIAVSPDESAPSYPSHVKLAISRDNAADYLRAAEYVNRSAVDLVCIQHEFGIFGGAWGYHVIPFLEALHKPAVATLHTVLRRPAPEPKEITQELCRLCHSVVVMNSIAAHVLQETYGVPANKIRHIHHGAPKFSPHLARRKKARLKLIGRKVISTFGLISPGKGIEYVIQAMPAVVERHPDALYLILGETHPGVRRHSGESYREMLERTSAELGMQGHILFDNRYLTKPQLISYLEATDIYVTPYLNPEQMVSGALCYAVAAGLPIISTPYLYAFETLGNGRGMIVDFRDPTGIAECINLLLESPTLRALMTARTLDFGRRLLWDHVGAEHVAYFREMVAAPAVRGAGRAPATYGAAQTSPASVLPLAADGRK